One segment of Candidatus Thioglobus sp. DNA contains the following:
- a CDS encoding glutathione peroxidase, producing the protein MLKDNTGSKIPSINFKIQKNHQWINLSTEEIFNNKTVVVFALPGAYTPTCSSSHLPRYNELAPVLKANGVDEVVCVSVNDTFVMNAWSKDQEAENVLMIPDGSGEFTDAMGMLVSKNDIGFGSRSWRYSMLVKDGKIERMFIEPEVEGDPFEVSDADTMLKYINKDVSIPDTATMFSRKGCPHCERAMALLNQHNIYVEKIELDNPITSRSLRAVSGQSSTPQIFIGGKHIGGADELEKYLS; encoded by the coding sequence ATGTTAAAAGATAATACGGGCAGTAAAATTCCATCAATTAATTTCAAAATTCAAAAAAATCATCAATGGATTAATTTATCAACAGAAGAGATTTTTAACAACAAAACGGTGGTGGTATTTGCTCTACCCGGTGCTTACACCCCTACCTGCTCCTCTTCTCACTTACCAAGATACAATGAGCTTGCGCCAGTATTAAAAGCTAATGGAGTTGATGAGGTTGTTTGCGTATCAGTCAATGATACTTTTGTTATGAATGCATGGAGTAAAGATCAAGAGGCTGAAAATGTTTTAATGATCCCAGATGGAAGCGGTGAATTTACCGACGCTATGGGCATGCTTGTCAGTAAAAATGACATAGGATTTGGTAGTCGCTCTTGGAGATATTCAATGTTAGTTAAAGATGGCAAAATTGAAAGAATGTTTATTGAGCCTGAAGTAGAGGGTGACCCCTTTGAAGTATCTGATGCCGATACGATGCTAAAGTATATAAATAAGGATGTCAGCATTCCAGATACTGCTACTATGTTTAGTAGAAAGGGCTGCCCACATTGTGAGCGTGCTATGGCACTATTAAACCAACACAATATTTATGTAGAAAAAATAGAGCTTGATAATCCTATCACTTCTAGATCTCTTAGGGCTGTCAGTGGCCAGAGTTCAACGCCACAAATATTTATTGGTGGCAAGCATATTGGTGGCGCTGATGAGTTAGAAAAATACTTAAGCTGA
- a CDS encoding sugar ABC transporter permease produces the protein MKINIHKILQAPSIILLLLWMIVPLGMTLYFSFQRYHLLYPERSGFAGLSNYDFFLTDPALGVSVLNTLTLVGGVIVISVILGLGISLLLQEAFRGRGIIRILLISPFFIMPTVNALMWKNMFMNPAYGLFAYVSEIFGLPVVNWLAELPLLSIIIMLSWQWTPFALLIFMTSLQSMDQEQIEAAEIEGAGFWTKFRYLTLPHLGRAIGVVVMIQAIFHLGVFAEIYVTTGGGPGHDSTNTTWLIFKQALLAFDVGVASAGGVFAIIVANIIAFFLIKTVAKGMGK, from the coding sequence ATGAAAATAAATATCCATAAAATTTTACAAGCTCCGAGCATTATCCTATTACTACTATGGATGATTGTTCCTCTAGGTATGACGCTATATTTTTCTTTTCAGCGCTACCATTTACTGTATCCAGAACGCTCTGGTTTTGCCGGTCTTTCTAATTATGACTTTTTCCTCACGGATCCAGCATTAGGAGTTTCAGTTTTGAACACTCTTACGCTAGTGGGCGGTGTGATCGTTATTTCTGTTATTTTAGGTCTAGGAATTTCACTCCTATTGCAAGAAGCGTTCCGCGGGCGCGGAATTATCCGAATATTATTAATTTCACCTTTCTTCATCATGCCAACTGTGAATGCTCTTATGTGGAAGAACATGTTTATGAATCCAGCTTATGGGCTGTTTGCATATGTCAGTGAGATATTTGGCTTGCCAGTTGTAAATTGGCTAGCTGAGTTGCCGCTACTATCAATTATTATTATGCTTAGTTGGCAGTGGACTCCATTTGCATTGCTAATATTTATGACATCCCTCCAATCAATGGATCAAGAGCAAATCGAGGCTGCAGAAATTGAGGGCGCTGGATTTTGGACGAAGTTTAGATATTTAACCTTGCCGCATTTAGGCCGGGCCATTGGAGTGGTTGTGATGATTCAGGCAATTTTCCATCTTGGTGTTTTTGCAGAAATCTATGTGACGACTGGCGGAGGCCCTGGGCATGATAGTACAAATACCACATGGTTAATCTTCAAGCAGGCATTACTAGCATTTGATGTCGGTGTGGCTTCAGCTGGTGGAGTCTTTGCAATTATCGTTGCAAATATAATTGCATTTTTCTTAATTAAAACAGTTGCTAAAGGGATGGGGAAATGA
- a CDS encoding mannitol dehydrogenase family protein, translating into MNKDIIKNKNKSESLVKASFEPADCKVGVIHIGVGNFHRAHQAVYFNNILKNASSRNWGVAGINLRKEQSQFIMDLKKSNNQYILKTISASGEAKHEEIKSIIELYDWESDEREIQHLFSSSNVQLITTTVTESGYYFDKDKQLKITTKDIQNDLNGGMPITVFGALAKGLRVRMENNGLPVTIACCDNIQENGVMLKQCFNQYLNESGDQALLNWVSKNASFPSSMVDRITPKVDTKELLKIKESFGRSDDCPVVSEDFIQWVIEDKFSGKKPPLSSVGVEIVDDVEPYENTKIRILNGGHTALAYLGVLRGHETYYSALSDPELSNFFDSIQIKEIISSLPRVASINYLDYLSTTKERFGNQNLPDSLSRICMDGGSKFPIFLLPVVEWHLSKGEVPEFSLKAIASWYIFLCQVITNKISFDYVEPKWSMLTPFLVEGGELGFATEAELWGDIPQKYPDFVDGIIKEIQEMKKKYKINL; encoded by the coding sequence GTGAATAAAGATATTATAAAAAACAAAAATAAAAGTGAGTCTTTAGTTAAAGCTAGTTTTGAACCTGCCGACTGTAAAGTTGGAGTAATTCATATTGGTGTGGGAAATTTCCATAGGGCGCATCAAGCAGTATATTTTAATAATATTTTAAAAAATGCAAGTTCACGTAATTGGGGTGTTGCTGGAATTAATTTAAGAAAAGAGCAAAGTCAATTTATTATGGATTTAAAAAAATCTAATAATCAATATATCTTAAAGACTATTTCAGCAAGTGGAGAAGCCAAACATGAAGAAATAAAATCAATTATAGAGTTATATGATTGGGAGAGTGATGAGAGGGAAATTCAACATCTTTTTTCGTCTAGCAATGTTCAATTGATAACAACTACAGTTACTGAAAGTGGCTATTATTTTGATAAAGATAAACAATTAAAAATAACAACAAAAGATATTCAAAATGATCTAAATGGAGGAATGCCAATAACTGTTTTTGGAGCTCTTGCAAAAGGTTTGAGAGTGAGAATGGAAAATAATGGGCTTCCAGTTACAATTGCTTGTTGTGATAATATTCAAGAAAATGGTGTCATGCTAAAGCAATGCTTTAATCAGTATTTAAATGAATCAGGTGACCAAGCTCTACTAAATTGGGTTTCAAAAAATGCCAGCTTTCCATCTAGTATGGTTGATAGAATTACACCTAAAGTTGATACTAAGGAGTTACTAAAAATTAAAGAGTCTTTTGGTAGAAGTGATGATTGCCCAGTTGTCTCTGAAGACTTCATTCAATGGGTGATTGAAGATAAATTTTCTGGAAAAAAGCCCCCTTTAAGTTCTGTTGGAGTCGAAATTGTTGATGATGTAGAGCCTTATGAAAATACAAAAATTCGTATATTAAATGGAGGGCATACTGCTCTTGCTTATTTAGGTGTATTACGAGGGCATGAAACCTATTACTCGGCATTAAGTGACCCAGAGCTATCTAATTTTTTCGATTCAATACAAATAAAAGAAATCATTTCATCACTACCAAGAGTGGCTTCAATTAATTACTTAGATTACTTGTCCACAACCAAGGAAAGGTTTGGAAATCAAAATTTACCCGACTCCTTGTCAAGAATTTGTATGGATGGAGGGTCAAAGTTTCCTATATTTTTATTGCCAGTCGTTGAGTGGCATTTATCAAAAGGAGAGGTGCCTGAGTTTTCATTAAAGGCGATTGCAAGTTGGTATATTTTTCTATGTCAAGTAATTACCAATAAGATAAGTTTTGACTATGTCGAACCAAAATGGAGCATGTTAACTCCTTTTTTAGTTGAAGGTGGAGAGCTTGGTTTTGCAACTGAAGCCGAACTTTGGGGAGATATTCCACAAAAGTACCCTGACTTTGTTGATGGAATTATTAAAGAAATTCAAGAAATGAAAAAAAAATATAAGATTAATTTATAA
- a CDS encoding histidine phosphatase family protein → MKNSWLKVLVLCASLVVMNISYADDSNFWNAFKSDNHFVMLRHAIAPGIGDPSNFELDNCKTQRNLSIEGHDQAKSIGELFRTNNIENVQVFSSQWCRCLETAQFLDLGDVQPLPLLNSFFQKFEREDSQTDKLKQWLTKQDLSKPMVLVTHQVNISAISKVYPSSGELILLHLSKNGDITVIDRLQTLRTK, encoded by the coding sequence ATGAAAAATAGCTGGCTTAAGGTGCTTGTATTATGTGCCAGCCTTGTTGTCATGAACATATCTTATGCAGATGATTCTAATTTTTGGAATGCGTTCAAAAGTGATAATCACTTCGTTATGTTGCGTCATGCTATAGCACCAGGAATAGGCGACCCTTCAAATTTTGAGCTTGACAACTGCAAAACACAACGAAACTTGTCCATCGAAGGACATGATCAAGCAAAATCTATTGGTGAGCTATTTCGCACTAATAATATTGAAAACGTACAAGTGTTTTCAAGCCAATGGTGTCGTTGTTTAGAAACAGCTCAATTTCTTGATCTGGGAGATGTGCAACCATTGCCTTTATTAAACTCTTTTTTTCAGAAATTTGAGCGAGAAGATTCTCAAACAGATAAGCTGAAACAATGGCTAACTAAGCAAGATCTATCGAAACCAATGGTGCTGGTAACACATCAAGTTAATATAAGCGCCATTAGCAAAGTATATCCAAGTTCGGGTGAACTCATTTTGCTTCATTTATCTAAAAATGGAGACATAACAGTGATCGATAGATTACAAACTTTACGAACCAAATAA
- a CDS encoding sugar ABC transporter substrate-binding protein produces the protein MRKSIKILASSAIIAVASSTAVQAGELTIATVNNGHMIKMQGLTHHFEAANPGVTVNWVTLDEGTLRSRVTTDIATKGGQFDVMTIGMYEAPMWGAKGWLNKLEFDASYDTEDLLPAIRDGLSSGGNLYAAPFYGESSMIMYRKDLLDAAGMSMPDNPTWGHIQDAAAAMTDRANGVSGICLRGKPGWGDNMAFLTTMANSFGGKWFDEDWRPALDSPAWNHAVSFYVDLLTKYGPPGSEGNSFGEILPLTQTGKCGMWIDATIAASFISDPSESEVADVIAYAQSPVAVTSRGANWLWAWSLAVPAGTEQAEDAKAFVQWATSKDYIALVGKELGWGSVPTGTRASTYEIAEFKAAANFAEAELKAINSADPSFSSQDRTPYQGVQFAAIPEFQEIGAEVGQQMSAALAGTISVEQALYNSQAYAVRAMKRAGY, from the coding sequence ATGAGGAAAAGTATAAAAATATTGGCTAGTAGTGCGATTATTGCTGTTGCAAGTTCTACTGCTGTCCAAGCTGGTGAATTAACAATCGCTACAGTAAATAACGGTCATATGATTAAAATGCAAGGTCTAACGCATCATTTTGAAGCGGCTAACCCTGGTGTTACAGTTAACTGGGTAACCTTAGATGAAGGAACACTTCGTTCAAGGGTAACAACAGATATCGCCACAAAGGGCGGCCAGTTTGATGTTATGACAATCGGTATGTATGAAGCACCTATGTGGGGAGCAAAAGGCTGGCTGAATAAGCTTGAGTTTGATGCCTCTTACGATACGGAAGATCTGTTGCCAGCTATACGTGATGGTTTGTCGTCAGGTGGTAATCTTTATGCAGCACCTTTCTATGGCGAGAGCTCTATGATTATGTATCGTAAGGACTTGCTAGATGCAGCAGGAATGAGTATGCCAGATAATCCAACTTGGGGACATATTCAAGATGCAGCAGCTGCTATGACTGATAGAGCCAATGGTGTTTCTGGTATTTGTTTACGTGGTAAGCCAGGTTGGGGTGATAACATGGCATTCTTAACTACAATGGCCAATTCGTTTGGTGGCAAATGGTTTGATGAAGACTGGAGGCCAGCTCTAGATTCGCCAGCTTGGAATCACGCAGTAAGCTTCTACGTTGATTTGTTAACTAAATATGGTCCTCCAGGATCAGAAGGAAACAGCTTTGGTGAAATCCTACCTTTAACCCAGACAGGTAAGTGTGGTATGTGGATTGATGCAACTATTGCGGCTTCATTTATATCTGATCCATCTGAGTCAGAAGTTGCTGATGTGATTGCTTATGCACAAAGCCCAGTAGCTGTAACAAGCCGCGGTGCAAACTGGTTATGGGCATGGTCTCTAGCAGTTCCAGCAGGAACAGAGCAGGCTGAAGATGCTAAGGCATTTGTTCAATGGGCAACCTCTAAAGACTACATTGCTTTAGTAGGTAAAGAGCTTGGTTGGGGTAGTGTTCCAACAGGTACTCGAGCAAGTACATATGAAATTGCTGAATTTAAAGCAGCAGCAAACTTTGCTGAAGCAGAGTTGAAAGCTATTAATTCAGCTGATCCTTCGTTTAGCTCGCAAGACCGAACTCCTTACCAAGGCGTTCAGTTCGCAGCTATCCCTGAGTTCCAAGAAATTGGTGCTGAGGTAGGTCAACAAATGAGTGCCGCTTTAGCAGGAACTATCTCTGTTGAGCAAGCTCTTTATAATTCTCAAGCCTATGCGGTAAGAGCGATGAAAAGAGCTGGTTATTAA
- a CDS encoding carbohydrate ABC transporter permease has product MKRIKHQATVLACCVLAVIFFFPIFWMVLTSFKTELQAIQFPPVLFFEPTLENFSIINENSDYTKHALNSIITSLGATALAIIIAVPSAYSMAFFPGRYTKDILLWMLSTKMLPAVAVLMPIYLLAQWSNLLDTRIVLIFILAMMNLPIIMWLLFAYFKEIPKEILEASRMDGASTMEEIRYVVLPLAWGGIASAALLSIVLCWNEAFWTILLTAADAGTLTALVASYSMPEGLFWAKLSAASTLACAPIVVFGWFAQKQLVQGLTFGAVK; this is encoded by the coding sequence ATGAAAAGAATAAAGCATCAAGCTACAGTATTAGCTTGCTGTGTTCTTGCTGTAATATTCTTCTTTCCAATTTTTTGGATGGTTCTTACAAGTTTTAAAACTGAGCTTCAAGCAATTCAATTTCCACCAGTTTTATTTTTTGAACCAACATTAGAAAACTTCTCGATTATAAATGAGAACAGTGACTACACTAAACACGCATTGAATTCAATAATTACCTCCTTAGGGGCGACAGCGCTTGCCATAATCATTGCCGTTCCTAGCGCCTACTCAATGGCTTTTTTCCCGGGTCGATATACCAAAGATATCCTGCTTTGGATGCTCTCAACTAAAATGTTGCCCGCTGTTGCTGTGTTGATGCCAATTTACTTACTTGCGCAATGGTCGAATCTCCTTGATACACGAATTGTACTTATTTTTATTCTTGCTATGATGAACCTTCCTATTATTATGTGGCTGTTATTTGCATATTTTAAGGAGATTCCAAAAGAAATACTTGAAGCTAGTCGAATGGATGGTGCTAGCACAATGGAAGAAATTAGATATGTTGTGCTGCCTCTTGCCTGGGGCGGAATTGCCTCGGCTGCCCTTCTAAGTATCGTCTTATGCTGGAATGAGGCATTTTGGACAATTTTACTAACTGCTGCAGATGCAGGAACACTGACTGCATTGGTCGCATCGTATTCTATGCCTGAAGGGTTATTTTGGGCGAAGCTATCTGCTGCTTCAACACTTGCTTGTGCCCCAATTGTTGTATTTGGATGGTTTGCCCAGAAACAACTAGTCCAGGGCTTAACCTTTGGTGCAGTGAAGTGA
- a CDS encoding thioredoxin family protein yields the protein MFEVKVLDNDYTKCITTQKLIKEVASENGITIELEKVEDAAKITSTPEIIVNGKTVHTGNTPDKKTILSWFKSLCCPADDNCC from the coding sequence ATGTTTGAAGTAAAAGTATTAGACAATGATTACACTAAATGTATAACCACACAAAAATTAATCAAAGAAGTGGCTAGTGAAAATGGAATTACCATTGAACTGGAGAAAGTTGAAGATGCGGCGAAAATTACGTCAACACCTGAAATTATCGTCAATGGAAAAACTGTCCATACTGGTAACACTCCAGACAAAAAAACTATCTTGTCTTGGTTTAAGTCTTTATGCTGTCCAGCAGATGATAATTGCTGTTAA
- a CDS encoding AraC family transcriptional regulator, which produces MSIIDKIKPEFEIVDKVETIRYLEHGWPTPLCRWHAHEEYELHLVLKTSGKVFVGDYVGQFYPGSLFLTGPNLPHNWVTEESSSNEIPLRDMLIQFNHKTLKKAFEAFPELMELDQLLESSRSGIEFKNYDPELAKKSLELIRDSQGMERLMHFLNFLKELNKWSKKVTLSLTKLNPSLSSSSQHRINEVVNYVIDNYKDNISLVEASKIVNMSESAFSRYFMKTTGNRFSEFVSRIRLGRACVMLYETDKNISTIAFESGYNNLANFNRQFVKLKGETPREYRKTAHKGLISE; this is translated from the coding sequence GTGTCAATAATAGATAAAATAAAACCAGAGTTTGAAATCGTTGATAAGGTAGAGACGATTCGTTATTTAGAGCATGGCTGGCCCACCCCGCTTTGCCGTTGGCATGCACATGAAGAGTATGAACTGCATTTAGTTTTAAAAACTTCAGGCAAGGTTTTTGTTGGTGACTATGTTGGACAATTTTATCCTGGATCTTTATTTTTGACCGGCCCTAACTTGCCGCATAATTGGGTAACTGAAGAAAGTTCAAGTAATGAAATTCCATTACGAGATATGTTAATTCAATTTAATCATAAAACATTGAAAAAGGCATTTGAAGCGTTTCCTGAATTGATGGAATTAGATCAACTCTTAGAGTCATCACGCTCCGGTATTGAATTTAAGAATTATGACCCAGAACTTGCCAAAAAGAGCTTAGAGTTAATACGCGATAGCCAAGGAATGGAAAGGCTGATGCATTTTTTGAATTTTCTAAAAGAGCTTAATAAATGGTCAAAAAAAGTAACATTATCACTTACTAAATTAAACCCTAGTTTATCCTCAAGTAGCCAACATCGTATCAATGAAGTTGTGAATTATGTAATAGATAACTACAAAGATAATATTTCATTAGTCGAGGCTTCAAAAATTGTAAATATGAGTGAGAGTGCATTTTCAAGATATTTTATGAAAACAACAGGTAACCGATTCTCAGAATTTGTCTCAAGAATTAGACTAGGAAGAGCATGCGTTATGCTTTATGAAACTGATAAAAATATTTCAACTATAGCTTTTGAATCTGGCTATAACAATCTTGCTAATTTTAATAGACAATTTGTTAAATTAAAGGGTGAGACGCCAAGAGAATACAGAAAGACAGCACATAAAGGATTAATAAGTGAATAA
- a CDS encoding LysR substrate-binding domain-containing protein, whose translation MLPSIKNLQYLVALRETLHFSKASKKCYVSQSTLSAGIAKLEQDLQIPLVERNNKKVVFTPIGEKVVLQAMLVIADAKGLVDMTKIDFLESEIIVGTIPTISAYILPNFLRNIEKAFPKLKISFVEDTSDNLLEKLKQNKIDFAIFAFPYDLPDGIGGYELFRDSLCLIHHKDRKTKKINNEELLLLEQGHCLRSHVMQGYTVSEKQISSFSCSSISTLVAMINMNLGVSFLPKIAIDFGVLSHYPNVVAETHCQASRGIGIVFRNNNYQVTNIKRIAKSLLE comes from the coding sequence ATGCTACCTTCTATTAAAAATCTTCAGTATCTTGTTGCACTTAGGGAAACGCTACATTTTTCTAAAGCATCAAAAAAATGTTATGTTAGTCAATCAACTTTAAGCGCAGGTATTGCTAAATTAGAGCAAGATCTACAAATTCCATTAGTTGAAAGAAATAACAAAAAAGTAGTATTTACCCCAATAGGAGAAAAAGTAGTATTGCAAGCAATGCTTGTTATAGCAGATGCCAAGGGATTGGTAGATATGACAAAGATTGATTTTCTCGAATCGGAAATCATTGTAGGAACCATACCAACTATTTCGGCTTACATCCTGCCAAATTTTTTGAGAAATATAGAGAAAGCTTTTCCAAAATTAAAAATATCGTTTGTGGAAGATACGAGTGACAATTTATTAGAAAAACTTAAGCAAAATAAAATTGATTTTGCAATCTTTGCCTTTCCTTATGATTTACCTGATGGTATTGGCGGATATGAATTATTTAGAGACTCACTGTGTTTAATTCATCATAAAGATCGAAAAACGAAAAAGATTAATAATGAAGAGTTGCTTTTATTGGAGCAAGGTCATTGCTTAAGGTCACATGTTATGCAGGGATATACTGTATCAGAGAAACAGATATCCAGCTTTTCTTGTTCTAGTATTTCTACCTTGGTGGCGATGATTAATATGAATTTAGGGGTAAGTTTTTTACCAAAAATCGCGATTGATTTTGGTGTTTTATCACACTATCCAAATGTAGTTGCTGAAACTCATTGTCAAGCATCAAGAGGTATTGGTATTGTCTTTAGAAATAATAATTATCAAGTGACTAACATTAAAAGAATAGCCAAAAGTTTGTTGGAATAA